TCATGCAGGGAAATGTGAAAgccataatactgtacattgaTGGCTGGGTTTACATACGATTCATGTTGAGTTTACATAAGGTTCATCATGATGTCACAATCCACGAGCATGTTCGTCAATCATTCAATGGGGTAAATTGCAGATTGATCAAATATGCCAATATTTGAAGCGGTAAACATTTCCCAGTATACGGTACTACACGAGATAAGCTGCTCATTTCCCTTCAAAATGTGAGCACTTCTCTTCATTAATACCAATTAATAGTTGCTTTTTTAATACCAGTAGTACTTTCCACTAATCAGGGTATGCATCAGAGCGATCAACAACAACTGTCTCCTATaaggtctccacagaggcactctAGGGTCCCAAGTGGCTGCTGTTATTTCAGTGCTCAACTAAGCTCGACCTGTGAAGGTAAAACAACGATCAGACCAGGGTTCGAACAGACGACACTTGGATTTAGAGTCTAGACACCTCAACCAGTAGGTCACATCACAGTTCAACAAGCGCCATGAAATCACATTTGTTTGGTTCCAATGAAGCAGGCTATGTTTATTTCTTCTTGCGTTCGACTGTACATTTTGGACAATACCACTTCCCTTTGGGTTTGGTAGTCAGGCCAACACATGCAAAGTGAAACCACTCTATTGGACACTGAAACAGAAGGATGGAAAACTGTAACATAAACAAGTCATGGCCCAGCAGACAATGCTGATTTGATACTATGAGTCTTATGACTAAATGTAGGCAACGCAGCATTTGGAAAATACCAATTTTTCACATCCTGGACATCACAGCTTGGCTACAAGTTAGGAGAGCACTGATAGTATACTTACATCTTGATTATCACAGCCTATCATTTCTCCATAGGAGACTTGATGACACAGACAGTACGTTGGCTCATTGGGGTCGACCGGCATATCCAGGACATCTGACGGGTGTGTGATCGATATGGGGATAGCAGGGACAGTCGGTGTAGTCTCAATATCAGGCCTACAAGAGAAATATCAGAAAATGGATACCGCGAAACCAAGCCTACCAAACTGGCAAAACCACAACACTAGCGCAGAGTCATCCACTGCCATACTATCAGCTCCTAACTATTCACTACGTCAactttcatggatgaaaaaggATTACTCACTGGAGTGGCAACTGAGATTttcgttttttcttctttggtatttcatcatcataatcgtctttctgatttttcttctttttcttgtcgcCCTTTTTCCCTGCAGACAAGATTTTGAAACAAGGTCAAGTCAACCACATTTAAAGGACTTTGAATAAAGAGAGCCATTTGTCTGGGCTACGTTTAGAGGTTAAAAGGTTAGAAGTCCTTACATAACTTAGCTCATGTTAAAAGATACTTCTGGATTGACAATGTTGTCACCTATTGCTCTAGTAGGTAACACTTCTACTGCACTAAATTGTCTACAGGTTAAAAAACCCAAGAACCAAATAAATGCTGGAATACCTTTCTCCGGTTCAGATGTTCCTCCACCAGGCACGACACCACTTTTGGCACTAACCGCTTTTTCTTTCAGTTCGGCTTCAAATCTAGCTAAATCCGAATCCAACCTTCGTATATGCTTATCAACCTGCAGAAAACGCATCGATTTCAAACTTAATAGCAATTGAAAACTGAAAAGTACAGTGCTGATTATCAATAGGAACCACTATTCTATCATCCCAAGTGAGCCACAACAGAAATTTGGGCCCAATGTAGTTTTAAACAGTGCCATTGATTATTGTCAATGAATTCAGTAAACAGCATCACTTCATTTCTGAATAAACAAACAATGAACTAGGGTGAGAACCAATAGACACCCGGCCCATTTCATATTCACCTACCAT
The sequence above is a segment of the Lineus longissimus chromosome 12, tnLinLong1.2, whole genome shotgun sequence genome. Coding sequences within it:
- the LOC135497179 gene encoding inhibitor of growth protein 5-like, producing MATAMYLEHYLDSLESLPMELQRNFNLMRDLDTRSQDVITEVDSMVDCYMTTVKRLSPDKRTEQITDIQKLFQKSREFGDDKVQLAMQTYEMVDKHIRRLDSDLARFEAELKEKAVSAKSGVVPGGGTSEPEKGKKGDKKKKKNQKDDYDDEIPKKKKRKSQLPLQPDIETTPTVPAIPISITHPSDVLDMPVDPNEPTYCLCHQVSYGEMIGCDNQDCPIEWFHFACVGLTTKPKGKWYCPKCTVERKKK